In Paenibacillus algicola, a genomic segment contains:
- a CDS encoding extracellular solute-binding protein codes for MKTKRTASILLSVLLLLSVILGCSPDKGNHQGNGSVTSTGSEKEGTGGTNEGEADLSEEVELKMILLGDTPVDAQVVYDELNQKLKEDINATVKVEFLSWADWAQKYPLILASGEDYDLISSARWSDYFKNAKNGAFYEITPENLNKYAPQTVANSPQEVLDSAMVDGKLYNLPMNYKEVTVDGYIVRGDLRKKYNINEIKSLDDFGAYLDVIKKNEPDMIPWDTGAQDFNYLLRAAVYVDNGYYNRLSKESGVQTVVKTEEGAQVQSSLDIPELKDYLVKMKEWRTNGYWSKNAMVNKIPARDSFVNGKSAAFIDNLLQASSTYTSLKQSQPDWELEFYPITTNSIVANPYINNGMAINAKSKNPERALMLLDLLRNDKWYNQLTTYGIEGKHWELSSDGRLVSLPESANFPPDSACPWGWRDSRFYLTPADTFPVYESVLKEAQDRAVPSNIALFSMDKTIGNMASIEAAIQDISDQYFVPLVLGYLEDIDAGIENLRSKVQSAGFEEYIQETQKQLEAFGVTYQ; via the coding sequence ATGAAAACAAAACGTACGGCCAGTATTTTGTTATCGGTTTTGCTTCTACTATCCGTCATCCTTGGCTGCAGTCCTGACAAAGGCAATCATCAAGGCAACGGGTCTGTGACATCGACAGGCAGCGAGAAAGAAGGAACGGGAGGCACAAATGAAGGTGAAGCTGATCTGTCAGAAGAAGTGGAGTTGAAAATGATTCTGCTGGGCGATACACCCGTTGATGCGCAGGTCGTGTATGATGAACTGAATCAAAAATTAAAAGAAGATATAAACGCTACGGTAAAGGTAGAATTTCTTTCCTGGGCAGACTGGGCACAGAAATATCCTTTGATCCTGGCTTCAGGAGAGGATTACGATTTAATTTCTTCAGCTAGATGGTCGGATTATTTTAAAAACGCGAAAAACGGAGCCTTCTATGAAATCACACCAGAGAATTTGAATAAGTATGCGCCCCAGACTGTAGCTAATTCGCCACAAGAGGTTCTCGACTCCGCAATGGTGGACGGAAAGCTATACAATTTGCCCATGAACTATAAAGAGGTTACCGTTGACGGCTACATCGTCCGTGGTGACCTCCGGAAAAAGTATAACATTAACGAAATCAAGAGCTTGGACGATTTTGGTGCTTACCTGGATGTCATCAAGAAAAACGAGCCTGACATGATTCCTTGGGATACTGGAGCACAGGATTTCAACTATTTGCTTAGAGCGGCAGTATACGTGGATAACGGCTATTACAATCGTCTGAGTAAAGAGAGTGGTGTTCAGACCGTTGTAAAGACGGAAGAGGGAGCTCAGGTGCAAAGCAGCCTCGATATTCCGGAACTGAAGGATTACTTGGTAAAAATGAAAGAATGGAGAACGAACGGCTACTGGTCGAAAAATGCTATGGTGAACAAAATCCCGGCTAGAGATTCTTTTGTCAATGGCAAGAGTGCAGCATTCATTGACAATCTGCTTCAAGCTTCTTCAACTTATACTTCGTTAAAGCAATCCCAGCCGGATTGGGAACTGGAATTTTACCCGATCACTACGAACTCAATTGTTGCGAATCCATATATCAACAACGGCATGGCGATCAATGCCAAATCCAAAAATCCAGAGCGTGCATTAATGCTGCTAGATCTTCTCCGGAACGATAAATGGTATAACCAATTGACGACTTACGGCATTGAAGGGAAGCATTGGGAGCTTTCTTCAGACGGCAGGCTGGTATCACTCCCTGAAAGCGCAAATTTCCCGCCGGATTCAGCTTGTCCATGGGGATGGAGAGACTCCAGATTTTATTTGACGCCTGCGGACACCTTCCCGGTGTATGAGAGTGTACTGAAAGAAGCACAGGATCGAGCAGTTCCATCCAATATAGCTCTGTTCTCTATGGATAAAACAATCGGAAACATGGCTTCTATTGAAGCCGCTATTCAGGATATCAGTGATCAATATTTCGTGCCTTTAGTGCTTGGATATCTGGAAGATATTGATGCAGGTATTGAAAATCTAAGGTCCAAGGTACAGAGCGCGGGCTTTGAAGAATACATTCAGGAAACTCAGAAGCAGTTAGAAGCATTTGGTGTAACTTATCAATAA
- a CDS encoding helix-turn-helix transcriptional regulator, with the protein MLYIMFCLSFWIDLKEAGIISYQTNYRENYGFLFTDTPPFPLPQISSIGWEHLSDPDYRWHGLHRAEPNHVLFQYTLSGSGKLMLQSSVHTLQPGEAFMVRIPGEHEYFFEPSVSHWEFIYVMIMDKELSRWVDQVTQDRGNVQAYHSESEIIRCLRQMLEQARNKQIQNIYYSAELAYQFFMTLLRDQPSSQEHDEMPVFIERALQYMNIHFKDIESLDQISSMAGISKYHFLRQFRKYIHCTPLEYLNRVRIEKSAELLRKSDMNIEEIAKEVGYSNGNYYSKVFRQWVGTTPGKFRKGRDFMPIDHLSIK; encoded by the coding sequence ATGCTGTATATCATGTTCTGTTTATCATTCTGGATTGATTTAAAGGAGGCGGGAATCATTTCTTACCAAACTAATTATCGTGAAAATTATGGTTTTTTGTTTACGGATACGCCTCCTTTTCCGCTTCCACAAATTTCATCTATAGGATGGGAGCATCTTTCTGATCCCGACTATCGCTGGCATGGTCTGCATAGAGCAGAACCCAACCATGTTCTTTTTCAATATACATTATCTGGGTCTGGTAAGCTTATGCTTCAGAGCTCTGTTCATACACTTCAGCCCGGGGAAGCATTTATGGTGAGAATCCCGGGAGAGCACGAATATTTCTTTGAGCCGTCGGTGTCTCATTGGGAATTTATCTATGTGATGATTATGGATAAGGAGCTCTCGCGCTGGGTTGATCAGGTCACTCAGGACCGAGGGAACGTTCAAGCTTATCACTCGGAGTCCGAAATCATCAGGTGCCTAAGACAGATGCTGGAACAAGCTAGAAACAAGCAAATTCAAAATATATATTATTCAGCTGAACTGGCATATCAATTTTTCATGACCCTTCTCAGAGACCAGCCATCCAGTCAAGAACATGACGAGATGCCGGTGTTTATTGAACGTGCACTCCAATACATGAATATTCATTTCAAGGACATCGAAAGCTTAGATCAGATCTCGAGCATGGCAGGGATTTCAAAGTATCATTTTTTGCGGCAGTTCCGTAAATATATACACTGTACCCCGCTCGAATATTTGAACCGCGTGAGAATTGAGAAATCCGCTGAACTACTGCGAAAGTCCGACATGAACATTGAGGAAATTGCAAAGGAAGTAGGATACTCCAACGGTAATTATTACTCAAAGGTATTTCGACAATGGGTAGGCACTACACCGGGCAAGTTTAGAAAAGGCAGGGATTTCATGCCTATCGATCATCTAAGTATTAAATGA
- a CDS encoding glycoside hydrolase family 27 protein gives MTATVEIASSPPMGWNSWDCYGASVTEEEVLGNAAYMSEHMKSYGWEYVVVDIQWYEPDANSSIYRPFVPLAMDDYARLIPAINRFPSAEQGRGFGPLADQIHGMGLKFGIHIMRGIPRQAVHANTPILGTSRTARDIASTTSICSWNTDMYGIDATKEGAQAYYNSIFELYASWGVDFVKVDDISFPYSEGEIELIRNAIDHCGRNMVLSLSCGPAPLEKAEHLKTHANMWRMTADFWDRWEDLFDEFYKCALWQEHVGPGHWPDADMLPLGHIALRSYEHAVGDRWTRFTKDEQVTMMTLWCIFRSPLMVGGELRDNDEWTLSLLTNPEVLRLITHSFGGKQLFRSGSHIAWTAKDQDGSMYLAVFNTGVTADYIEVPLSKLQLEGVIHVRDVWERAELGQAERSISLRTLPHGARLVKLT, from the coding sequence ATGACAGCTACAGTGGAAATCGCAAGCTCCCCGCCAATGGGTTGGAACAGCTGGGATTGTTACGGGGCTTCCGTAACGGAAGAAGAGGTCCTAGGCAATGCAGCATATATGTCAGAGCATATGAAATCTTACGGATGGGAGTATGTTGTTGTTGATATTCAATGGTACGAACCGGATGCAAACTCTTCCATATATCGGCCATTTGTACCGCTTGCTATGGATGATTATGCGCGTTTAATACCGGCCATCAATCGCTTTCCATCCGCTGAGCAAGGACGAGGCTTTGGGCCATTAGCTGATCAAATACATGGCATGGGACTCAAATTCGGAATACATATTATGCGCGGAATACCTAGACAAGCTGTTCACGCTAACACTCCGATCTTGGGAACATCACGGACGGCGCGGGACATCGCCTCTACTACGTCCATATGCTCATGGAATACGGATATGTATGGCATCGACGCCACAAAAGAAGGAGCACAAGCTTATTACAATTCAATATTTGAATTGTATGCCTCCTGGGGTGTTGATTTTGTCAAGGTTGATGATATTTCGTTCCCGTACTCGGAAGGTGAGATTGAATTAATCCGTAACGCTATTGATCATTGTGGTCGGAATATGGTTCTAAGCTTATCTTGCGGCCCAGCTCCGCTGGAGAAAGCTGAGCACCTTAAAACACATGCCAATATGTGGAGAATGACTGCGGACTTCTGGGATCGATGGGAAGATCTATTTGACGAGTTTTATAAATGTGCGCTTTGGCAGGAGCATGTCGGTCCTGGTCACTGGCCGGATGCAGACATGCTTCCGCTCGGACACATCGCACTTCGGTCCTATGAACATGCTGTGGGAGACCGATGGACTCGCTTCACAAAAGACGAGCAGGTCACAATGATGACTTTATGGTGTATCTTTCGTTCCCCATTAATGGTCGGGGGTGAATTGCGAGACAATGATGAGTGGACACTTTCTCTTCTTACAAATCCCGAGGTATTAAGGTTAATTACGCATTCTTTCGGTGGAAAACAGCTGTTTCGGAGCGGCAGCCACATAGCATGGACAGCTAAGGACCAGGATGGTTCAATGTATCTTGCTGTATTTAATACCGGGGTGACTGCTGATTATATTGAAGTCCCTTTATCAAAGCTTCAATTAGAAGGCGTTATCCATGTAAGAGATGTATGGGAGCGAGCTGAACTGGGTCAAGCTGAACGTTCCATATCCTTAAGAACACTTCCACACGGAGCAAGATTAGTAAAGTTAACGTAG
- a CDS encoding response regulator codes for MIKALIVDDERRTRDFLLRYIPWSDIGVTSVLTAPDGLQALELAMTFKPDLILSDIMMPKMNGIDMAKRIRENNIQSKLIFLSAYSEKPLLKSAIQLQAIDFIEKPIDREEIKSLLSRTAQSIIQERNELDLNLLQRKTVNDLCNETANGHSLSSALNKLQFPGDVPCVTILIKQLQAAKHLSVMANNTHAVLSILTQEAVILMAHVKMIFAPSAVEGDVIVVHCTAASAISMEDIKDMCRRLLTQASAHGTSVFISVGTRVADCKNLPQSFAAAQKGLGKSFFLGEACVTGQEKRGERERSLANLNIEELIESIISSIKQNQPEQTELFFQQLFEVLREAEVEQVTQVRQFFYMLLVEIQEYINSNQLNLKQFHEEDMDTEHQYLWEMVAEFPTMYHFKHYVERLTAWIFGKIKEPGSNETADAVLNIINHRISDANLGVSTMAHELYLTPSYICQAFKRKTGVTINHYITNARIKLAKALLQEELLMHEVAERVGYNDPKYFTKVFKKSEGVTPSEYQKRARS; via the coding sequence ATGATCAAAGCATTAATTGTGGATGATGAAAGAAGAACTAGAGATTTTTTGCTGCGTTATATTCCATGGAGTGACATTGGAGTTACCTCGGTATTAACTGCGCCGGATGGATTGCAGGCTCTTGAGCTGGCCATGACGTTTAAGCCTGATCTTATATTAAGTGATATTATGATGCCCAAGATGAACGGGATTGACATGGCAAAGCGAATTAGAGAGAACAACATACAATCCAAGCTTATTTTTTTAAGCGCTTACTCAGAGAAGCCGCTGTTGAAATCAGCTATCCAACTACAGGCTATCGATTTTATTGAAAAGCCTATTGATCGAGAAGAAATTAAGTCGTTACTCTCCAGGACAGCACAGTCTATTATTCAAGAACGGAATGAGCTGGATCTGAATCTTCTGCAGAGAAAAACTGTGAACGATCTATGTAACGAGACTGCCAATGGACATTCTTTAAGCAGCGCTCTGAATAAGCTGCAGTTTCCCGGTGATGTACCCTGTGTAACGATCTTGATCAAGCAGCTCCAGGCCGCGAAGCATTTATCAGTAATGGCTAACAATACGCATGCAGTATTGAGCATACTTACGCAAGAAGCTGTAATTCTCATGGCCCATGTAAAGATGATATTCGCTCCATCGGCTGTAGAGGGTGATGTTATTGTTGTACATTGCACAGCGGCTTCTGCGATAAGTATGGAGGATATAAAGGATATGTGTCGGCGTCTCTTAACGCAAGCATCAGCACATGGGACCTCCGTGTTTATAAGCGTCGGCACACGGGTTGCCGATTGCAAGAACCTCCCGCAATCCTTTGCAGCAGCACAAAAGGGTTTGGGTAAAAGCTTTTTCCTGGGGGAAGCCTGTGTAACGGGTCAAGAAAAGCGCGGTGAAAGGGAGCGGTCTCTGGCAAACCTGAACATCGAAGAGTTGATCGAGAGCATTATCTCCTCCATCAAACAAAACCAGCCAGAGCAGACAGAGCTTTTTTTTCAGCAGCTTTTTGAGGTACTTAGAGAAGCTGAAGTGGAGCAAGTGACCCAGGTTCGCCAGTTTTTCTACATGTTATTGGTTGAAATACAAGAGTATATCAATAGTAACCAGTTGAATCTGAAACAGTTTCATGAAGAGGACATGGATACGGAGCATCAATACTTGTGGGAAATGGTTGCTGAATTTCCTACTATGTATCATTTTAAACACTATGTTGAGCGTCTAACCGCTTGGATTTTCGGTAAAATCAAGGAGCCAGGATCTAATGAAACGGCAGACGCAGTATTGAATATCATCAATCATCGTATTTCAGATGCTAATCTGGGTGTCAGCACAATGGCGCATGAGCTTTATTTGACACCTTCTTATATTTGCCAAGCCTTTAAAAGAAAAACAGGAGTTACAATCAATCACTATATTACGAACGCTCGAATAAAGCTGGCTAAAGCGCTTCTTCAGGAGGAACTGCTAATGCATGAAGTGGCCGAGCGAGTGGGTTACAACGATCCTAAATATTTCACGAAAGTATTCAAAAAATCGGAAGGGGTGACCCCTTCGGAATACCAGAAGCGTGCGCGGTCATGA
- a CDS encoding sensor histidine kinase, with protein MGIYTVISYNQAAEILRNQTIVNADQAFDEAVNGVHHITEYMDQTLNSVSLNKGINTILSKNEYSTLYQQIADYFYIENTLQEYESNRFSLRLELYMKDAFEQTSDNVNTFTYYSARQENWYQIMEREGLNTYWFNEQNVKNGVKYLSVSRKIWDLNNLNRQVGIIKIKIEEEMVLSILENSIIHQDSQVFLEHSPGHILLRAGILTPDIDKAASFLGKIEPEQSWEPYTYDNQQMLVNQASIRGTPWNLTTIVPMNSVLKNITALNQQMLWSMLIIAVIGYVMALYTANLTTLRITKLIQRMKGLPEGRFLSIQGYHGRDEVGELIDNYNYMIEQIQRLMKDKFEAGKALKHAELRTLQAQINPHFLYNTLDVINIMAAEHGVSEISHTVKQLTTYYKLGLNKGRDMVSLKDELKHVEAYIEIQNIRFEHSFNLSIDVPESLLSCMLPKLTLQPIIENAVIHGILESSIPEGQITIKVYAEGDTYFIQVTDTGPGFKPASLNTSFQQDQEHLNGFGMVNVHERICLTYGDTYGLEVDASYADGARVTLKLPIYKDEDSISSNQFSSKT; from the coding sequence TTGGGAATCTACACGGTCATTTCATACAATCAAGCTGCTGAAATCTTAAGAAATCAGACTATTGTAAATGCAGATCAGGCATTTGATGAGGCCGTTAATGGGGTGCATCACATTACAGAGTATATGGATCAGACATTAAACTCTGTCAGTCTTAATAAAGGGATTAACACGATTCTGTCTAAAAATGAGTATTCCACATTGTATCAACAAATTGCGGATTATTTTTATATTGAGAATACTCTTCAAGAATACGAATCGAATCGGTTCTCTCTTCGGCTTGAGCTCTATATGAAGGATGCTTTTGAGCAAACGTCTGATAATGTAAATACGTTTACATATTACAGTGCTCGGCAGGAAAACTGGTACCAGATCATGGAGCGTGAAGGACTAAACACCTACTGGTTTAACGAACAAAATGTTAAAAACGGAGTTAAGTACCTGAGTGTGAGCAGAAAAATCTGGGACTTGAACAATTTAAACCGTCAGGTTGGCATTATCAAAATTAAAATAGAAGAGGAGATGGTCCTCTCTATACTTGAAAATAGCATTATTCATCAAGATAGCCAGGTTTTCTTGGAGCATTCACCAGGGCATATCCTACTAAGAGCCGGGATTTTGACACCAGATATCGACAAAGCGGCCTCCTTTCTCGGCAAAATTGAACCCGAACAGTCTTGGGAACCATACACTTATGATAATCAGCAGATGCTTGTTAACCAGGCTAGTATTCGCGGTACACCCTGGAACTTGACAACCATTGTTCCTATGAACAGTGTCCTCAAGAATATCACAGCGCTTAACCAACAAATGCTGTGGTCTATGCTCATCATTGCTGTCATCGGCTATGTAATGGCCTTATATACTGCAAATCTTACTACGTTGCGTATTACTAAGCTTATCCAGCGAATGAAAGGGTTGCCAGAGGGGCGGTTTCTCTCCATACAGGGATATCACGGCAGGGATGAGGTCGGAGAGTTGATCGACAATTATAATTATATGATTGAGCAGATCCAGAGGTTGATGAAAGATAAATTCGAAGCTGGTAAAGCTCTAAAGCATGCTGAACTGAGAACGCTTCAAGCTCAGATTAATCCGCATTTTTTGTATAATACTCTTGATGTCATTAATATTATGGCTGCTGAGCATGGTGTTTCTGAAATATCACATACCGTGAAGCAGCTGACAACCTATTACAAGCTTGGACTTAATAAGGGCAGGGATATGGTGAGTCTCAAGGATGAATTAAAACATGTTGAGGCTTATATAGAAATTCAAAATATCCGGTTTGAGCATTCATTCAATTTATCAATAGACGTGCCTGAATCGCTTCTGTCCTGTATGCTGCCGAAGCTAACGCTCCAGCCTATTATTGAGAATGCTGTAATTCATGGCATATTGGAATCTAGTATTCCTGAAGGGCAGATTACAATTAAAGTTTATGCTGAAGGGGATACATACTTTATTCAAGTAACAGATACGGGACCTGGATTCAAGCCTGCTAGTTTGAATACGTCCTTCCAGCAAGATCAAGAGCACCTCAATGGGTTTGGAATGGTTAATGTGCACGAACGGATATGCCTCACTTACGGCGATACTTATGGACTTGAGGTGGATGCATCTTATGCAGATGGAGCCAGAGTCACTCTCAAATTACCAATCTATAAGGATGAGGATTCTATAAGCAGCAACCAATTTTCCTCCAAAACATAA
- the mnmA gene encoding tRNA 2-thiouridine(34) synthase MnmA, which translates to MTEQATRKRIVVGMSGGVDSSVTALLLKQQGYEVIGIFMKNWDDTDEFGYCTAEADAEDVRRVCEQLDIPYYTINFEKEYYDKVFSYFLDEYKAGRTPNPDVMCNREIKFGEFLNKAIDLGADYVATGHYARVVENDGVYSLLRGVDSNKDQTYFLNALNQEQLSKAMFPIGHLPKPEVRRLAEEAGLYTAKKKDSTGVCFIGERNFKEFLGQYLPAQGGDMVDIVTGDVKGRHDGLMYYTLGQRQGLGIGGSGSGEPWFVADKNLQDNILYVVQGDHPSLYSTGLVASGLNWIAGEAAVPAASFTCTAKFRYRQPDQEVTVTRREDGTAHVAFASPQKAITPGQAVVFYDGETCLGGGTIELSEKISY; encoded by the coding sequence ATGACAGAACAAGCAACCCGCAAGCGGATCGTCGTCGGTATGTCCGGTGGTGTCGATTCTTCCGTGACCGCGCTGCTTCTGAAGCAGCAGGGCTATGAAGTGATCGGTATCTTCATGAAGAACTGGGACGATACTGATGAATTCGGCTATTGTACCGCAGAAGCGGACGCCGAGGACGTACGCCGTGTCTGTGAGCAGCTGGATATCCCGTATTACACCATCAATTTCGAAAAGGAATATTACGATAAAGTATTTTCCTATTTTCTGGATGAATATAAGGCAGGCAGAACCCCGAACCCGGATGTCATGTGCAATCGTGAAATCAAGTTTGGCGAGTTTCTGAACAAGGCTATCGATTTGGGTGCGGATTATGTGGCCACCGGCCACTATGCGCGTGTTGTGGAGAACGACGGAGTGTATTCTCTTCTCCGCGGCGTGGACAGCAATAAAGATCAGACCTACTTCCTGAACGCGCTCAATCAAGAACAGCTGTCCAAAGCGATGTTTCCAATCGGTCATTTGCCGAAGCCGGAGGTTCGCCGCCTCGCAGAGGAAGCAGGACTGTACACGGCCAAGAAGAAAGACAGCACAGGCGTCTGCTTTATTGGCGAGCGCAACTTCAAAGAATTTCTGGGACAATACTTGCCGGCGCAGGGCGGAGATATGGTCGATATTGTGACAGGGGACGTGAAGGGACGGCATGACGGGCTGATGTATTATACGCTAGGTCAGCGCCAGGGCCTCGGCATCGGCGGCTCCGGCTCCGGAGAACCATGGTTCGTGGCCGACAAGAACCTTCAGGATAACATCCTGTACGTCGTTCAAGGTGACCACCCAAGCCTGTATTCTACAGGCCTTGTTGCCTCCGGCCTGAACTGGATTGCAGGGGAAGCGGCTGTGCCCGCCGCGTCATTCACCTGCACCGCCAAATTCCGTTATCGTCAGCCGGACCAGGAGGTTACCGTCACCCGCCGGGAAGACGGGACTGCCCATGTGGCCTTTGCCTCTCCGCAGAAAGCGATCACGCCGGGGCAGGCCGTCGTCTTTTATGACGGAGAAACCTGCTTGGGCGGCGGAACCATTGAATTGTCAGAGAAAATCTCGTATTAA
- the cymR gene encoding cysteine metabolism transcriptional regulator CymR yields the protein MKISTKGRYGLTIMMELAAKFGEGPTSLKSIAEKNQLSEHYLEQLIAPLRNAGLVKSIRGAYGGYILSREPESITAGDIIRVLEGPISPVDFTEEDDPAKRDLWLRIRDSIAEVLDSTTLDNMIHYQEQSASDNYMFYI from the coding sequence ATGAAGATATCAACAAAAGGCAGATATGGATTGACGATTATGATGGAGCTGGCGGCCAAGTTCGGAGAAGGGCCAACCTCGCTGAAGAGCATTGCCGAGAAAAATCAGCTGTCTGAGCATTATCTGGAGCAGCTCATTGCTCCGCTGCGCAATGCCGGGCTCGTCAAGAGCATCCGCGGTGCCTACGGCGGCTATATTTTGTCCCGGGAGCCGGAAAGCATAACGGCCGGTGACATTATCCGCGTGCTGGAGGGACCGATTTCCCCGGTCGATTTTACGGAAGAGGATGACCCGGCTAAGCGGGATTTGTGGCTGCGCATTCGGGACAGCATTGCCGAGGTGCTTGACTCCACAACGCTGGACAACATGATTCACTATCAGGAACAGTCCGCTTCGGACAATTATATGTTCTATATATAG
- a CDS encoding cysteine desulfurase family protein, which yields MNKIYLDHAASSPMHPEAAAAMMSVMTGHFGNASSVHGFGREAKKIVNGSRDRIAALLGCDPDELIFTSGGTESDNLAILGTLAADHARGKHIITSSVEHHAVLHTCHELERQGWEVTYLPVDNTGRLSVSDVEASIQDDTALITIMYGNNEVGTLQPIAEIGELARSRGIVMHTDAVQALGMEEISCRELPVNLWSFSAHKVNGPQGIGALVHRRGTSLAPRQHGGLQEKKRRAGTENMAGIAGFAKALELAVPSLSERRGHAEELRSTLLTGLRAEIGEEAFIINGSEEHYMPHILNISFPGIPTETMLMNLDMAGIAAASGSACTSGSLEISHVLLAMNLPENVYRSAIRFSFGLGNTTQEMEYTSQKIGTFLKRLRK from the coding sequence ATGAACAAAATTTACTTGGATCACGCGGCTTCCTCTCCAATGCACCCGGAGGCCGCAGCGGCGATGATGTCCGTCATGACCGGGCACTTCGGGAATGCTTCCAGCGTTCACGGCTTCGGCCGCGAAGCCAAAAAGATCGTGAATGGCTCCCGTGACCGGATTGCAGCCTTGCTCGGCTGTGATCCGGATGAGCTGATCTTTACATCTGGCGGTACAGAGAGCGACAACCTGGCTATTCTGGGAACGTTGGCGGCAGATCATGCCCGCGGCAAGCATATCATCACATCGTCTGTGGAGCACCATGCGGTGCTCCACACCTGTCATGAGCTGGAGCGGCAGGGCTGGGAGGTAACTTATCTGCCGGTGGACAATACAGGACGGTTATCTGTAAGTGATGTAGAAGCAAGCATTCAAGATGACACAGCGCTGATTACGATTATGTATGGCAACAATGAAGTGGGCACGCTTCAGCCTATCGCCGAGATTGGGGAGCTGGCGCGCAGCCGCGGCATTGTCATGCACACGGACGCTGTTCAGGCGCTGGGGATGGAGGAGATCTCGTGCCGGGAGCTGCCGGTGAATTTATGGAGCTTCTCCGCACATAAGGTGAACGGGCCGCAGGGAATCGGTGCGCTGGTCCATCGCCGAGGAACTTCCCTGGCACCGCGTCAGCACGGCGGCCTGCAGGAGAAGAAGCGCCGGGCAGGCACCGAGAATATGGCGGGCATAGCCGGCTTCGCCAAGGCTCTGGAGCTTGCCGTGCCATCCCTTTCCGAACGCCGGGGTCATGCAGAAGAACTGCGCAGCACGCTGCTAACCGGACTTCGCGCCGAAATCGGCGAAGAAGCGTTCATCATCAATGGCAGCGAGGAGCACTACATGCCGCATATTCTGAATATCAGCTTCCCGGGCATCCCTACAGAAACGATGCTGATGAATCTGGATATGGCAGGCATAGCTGCGGCGAGCGGCTCCGCCTGCACGTCAGGCTCCCTTGAAATTTCACATGTTCTGCTGGCAATGAACCTTCCTGAAAATGTTTATCGCTCCGCGATTCGCTTTAGTTTTGGTTTGGGTAATACTACTCAAGAAATGGAGTACACATCACAAAAAATTGGAACCTTCCTGAAACGGCTGCGTAAATAA
- a CDS encoding PRC-barrel domain-containing protein: MKLQEMIGLAVFDVENGKEIGKIHDFILDEQWNITGFELEGKALFSSHVKTVSWDNIEAYGEDAVMIRSEEVIEKTDADQIPYTYLLGRRKLKEMQVLTEDGMLLGRISDVYFEQEQGNKVLGLEISDGFVSDLIEGRRWLPCTPEMSIGESAVMVPPLSEQRLEKAINSVNG, encoded by the coding sequence ATGAAGCTTCAGGAAATGATTGGACTCGCTGTATTCGACGTGGAGAACGGCAAGGAGATTGGGAAAATCCACGATTTTATATTAGATGAACAATGGAATATTACCGGTTTTGAGCTGGAAGGCAAGGCTCTCTTTTCCTCACATGTGAAAACCGTATCATGGGACAACATTGAGGCTTATGGAGAGGATGCCGTCATGATCCGGAGTGAAGAAGTGATCGAGAAGACGGATGCTGACCAAATACCCTATACCTATCTGCTGGGGCGGCGGAAATTGAAAGAGATGCAGGTGCTGACAGAGGACGGGATGCTGCTCGGACGCATTTCGGATGTTTATTTTGAGCAGGAACAGGGCAATAAAGTACTAGGACTCGAAATTTCAGACGGATTTGTATCGGACTTGATTGAAGGCCGCAGATGGCTGCCTTGCACCCCGGAGATGAGTATTGGAGAAAGTGCCGTTATGGTGCCCCCGCTCAGCGAACAGCGACTGGAGAAAGCCATTAATTCTGTGAATGGATAG